The following are encoded in a window of Syngnathus scovelli strain Florida chromosome 4, RoL_Ssco_1.2, whole genome shotgun sequence genomic DNA:
- the urb2 gene encoding unhealthy ribosome biogenesis protein 2 homolog: MAAIYSGIHLKLKSPQTPWEDKLKLARFAWISSQCLLPNKEQILLDWCTHALTGWYNKKIEFSQTVLEGLWSCLDDFLHSRKLHVALKQGKTVSLRLNMAQLLLNLLEECVSAPTRLSVGVSTLLSVCQGILSSSTLSSVFTTKYELMVSLLVRLCSFACHQLQQALPSGSHQSEFITDTVSDLDSQTEVIPNLDLEENQKKKTTGSHLFELLLQVLASYLSVQRQQGNPNRIFTLVTNQLIQPLLVLRHMLTSAEYAPSHTHLNLRQHLCRDFRARIDSILQLSLFSAEQLASYKEELLSSKEDTGKRGPSGTKGLLKPANALICKLGSCEPPLLYSVKSNTVPLFFKFFLESYRKSRIENEEEQRMLCFHYLAKLLPALDLSPSNVPCSPKSWSLALLAMESLLSHALSADIYNVAADRIRYAEVQLNFYKNLAQILFNQAQPSIPAWYRCLKVLLGLNHMILEPDLAELLSSAWVNADCLETRVQRARQMMLCSLVQTYTKLRQLPRFFSELLSVICRPSLDNVRPPLLCDSVATTLRTSIVDTPPSQGLEICSLVLENMRKHVLPDLVKEDGEAEKMEINGVNGEKTGDREQEAASVKLFNLSQLLHVVLFSLKTLDDASPLPLVRKGQNLMEEMQKILNDLLQLLPPENKTLKVNTTPVQKAKKKRKSGKDQGESRKALKSLWELKIQEALLLLRYSWIEVDTLFHIYCSKYAPLDSNAAALTNIDNLLNCEINSIHLHTHSPISFVYLKLLTLQQIKKVQLDSALLKDPSTSESLNRGVEFILARDELQLCSQDDQMWDGQMSSVDSSSHRVAHWYVVTSNLPLLAPYLDREDVNCIADVLVTSLLSKESRRNADQLSVPLVSSQLIHSPVLTELPSLFSATVGSLSHRILGVLTAAHTSKDCPMLEKYQKGETEVLSAIAKQRIIEDMTASSQSGIVFVLLSEAQTKELMDLLSILSSLNADGLNSEDLLSNFLLLAFMLTSTASYSVDPDSEYCCTGFQVKLLKILACLVEGQNFHGVLKFIHGSTLLQAVVSSMLWHNKKGRFRSTASSDWLDLLKAMQEFIVNLVHLIMVRNSSVRLNLDRIVSFLISEDTTSNRGGSIMSVHLLLASLVAASKAMTSYLGRSKTMDQTLTQILTRTTSSVGSAVELVLKAQMVGKKPACSLSPAFVVDTVTVMLRCELASEGNDRTTLSHMTLYQGFCQQILKEMNSAARPMDFLVSSLHFLSAFYTAVMKTGEKAEEGEEKKVKAMDELYAQMIQNVHKLLTAQWLSPSDTSELEPAVQELLHHLLENSTPDQFSMLLTMIKDGLDTCMLSSGNYKEVLAIVIITKLLSCCQLPEPCSKALWLLAPQILSAMVFLVRSSSQDVGLTATFTIPTVTAMTTLLRQAQGLISNPHHVVLVLGALQAVPLEHLTALVYQSAFLAIHEALFATIQCHSQVMLNATPSFLNVFYRLVASIMQEGRQRGAADTGGESEVYLQCARLVERMYTHIAAISENFSTLSVFMVAQYVTEMQKVTLRPDIKLHLTEGIYHVLDLCLEKDIKFLTAGLQSGVREVFNELYSSYNHYHKPQIQGEDKYTV; the protein is encoded by the exons ATGGCTGCCATCTACTCTGGTATCCATCTGAAGCTAAAGAGCCCTCAAACTCCATGGGAGGACAAGTTAAAGCTTGCACGCTTTGCCTGGATCTCCTCTCAATGCTTGCTGCCCAACAAGGAACAA ATCCTTTTGGATTGGTGCACACATGCTCTGACAGGCTGGTATAATAAAAAGATCGAGTTCTCACAAACTGTGCTAGAAGGCCTGTGGAGTTGCCTTGATGATTTTCTCCATAGTCGGAAGCTTCACGTTGCTCTCAAGCAGGGCAAGACGGTCAGCTTGAGGCTCAACATGGCACAG CTGCTACTAAACCTCCTTGAGGAGTGTGTTAGCGCCcccaccaggctgtcagtgggtGTGTCCACCCTGCTGAGTGTGTGCCAGGGAATCCTCTCATCCTCGACTCTCTCATCTGTTTTCACCACCAAGTACGAACTCATGGTCAGTCTCTTGGTTAGACTCTGCTCCTTCGCCTGCCATCAACTTCAACAAGCTTTGCCTTCAGGATCCCATCAATCGGAATTCATTACAGACACTGTCAGCGACCTGGACTCTCAAACTGAAGTGATCCCTAACCTAGACTTAGAGGAGAATCAGAAGAAAAAGACCACTGGATCTCATTTGTTTGAGTTATTGCTTCAAGTTTTAGCATCATATTTATCAGTTCAGCGGCAACAAGGCAATCCGAATAGAATTTTCACCTTGGTAACAAACCAGCTCATCCAGCCGTTATTGGTCCTGAGACACATGCTGACATCAGCAGAGTATGCTCCTTCCCACACACATctgaatctccgccagcatctctGCAGAGACTTTCGTGCCAGGATAGACTCCATCCTTCAGTTATCGCTTTTCTCCGCCGAGCAACTGGCATCCTACAAGGAGGAGCTTCTATCTTCTAAAGAGGATACTGGCAAACGTGGACCCAGTGGAACAAAAGGCCTCTTAAAGCCAGCCAATGCTTTAATTTGCAAATTAGGTTCTTGTGAGCCACCACTGCTTTACTCAGTCAAGTCAAACACCGTGCCgttgttttttaaattctttCTGGAAAGCTACAGAAAATCTAGAATAGAAAATGAGGAAGAGCAGAGAATGCTGTGTTTCCATTACCTTGCAAAGTTGTTGCCCGCTTTGGATTTGTCCCCTTCCAATGTCCCTTGTTCGCCAAAAAGTTGGAGTCTGGCTTTACTGGCTATGGAATCGCTGCTTAGCCATGCTCTGTCTGCAGATATTTATAATGTGGCAGCTGACAGAATAAGATACGCAGAGGTCCAGCTTAACTTTTACAAAAACCTTGCACAAATTCTCTTCAATCAGGCCCAGCCTAG CATCCCTGCATGGTATCGCTGTTTGAAAGTGCTACTGGGTCTCAATCACATGATTCTTGAACCAGACTTGGCTGAGTTGTTATCTTCAGCCTGGGTTAATGCCGACTGTTTGGAAACACGGGTCCAACGGGCCAGACAG ATGATGCTGTGCAGTCTAGTTCAGACCTACACCAAGCTCCGCCAGCTGCCTCGCTTCTTCTCTGAGCTCCTCTCGGTGATCTGTCGGCCATCTCTCGACAACGTTCGACCCCCTCTGCTTTGCGATAGTGTCGCCACCACGCTCAGGACCAGCATTGTGGACACACCTCCCTCGCAGGGCCTTGAGATTTGCTCCTTAGTGCTGGAGAACATGAGAAAACACGTTTTACCTGACCTGGTAAAAGAAGATGGAGAAGCAGAGAAGATGGAGATAAATGGAGTGAATGGTGAAAAAACGGGGGATCGGGAGCAAGAAGCTGCATCGGTGAAGCTTTTCAATCTCAGCCAGCTCCTTCACGTCGTTTTATTCAGTCTGAAGACTTTAGACGACGCCTCTCCTCTTCCCTTAGTCAGAAAAGGTCAAAACTTGATGGAGGAGATGCAGAAGATTCTCAACGACCTGCTGCAACTGTTGCCCCCAGAAAACAAGACTCTGAAAGTAAACACGACTCCAGTTCAGAAagcaaagaagaaaagaaaatcaggAAAGGACCAGGGAGAGTCTCGAAAAGCACTTAAGTCTCTGTGGGAGCTGAAAATCCAAGAGGCGCTTCTTCTGCTCCGATACAGTTGGATCGAAGTGGACACACTCTTTCACATCTACTGTAGCAAATACGCACCTCTCGACTCCAACGCTGCAGCCTTAACGAACATAGACAATCTCCTAAATTGTGAGATCAACTCTATACATCTCCATACGCACAGTCCCATCAGCTTTGTGTATCTCAAGCTACTCACTTTGCAACAGATTAAGAAAGTTCAGTTGGACTCGGCTCTACTCAAAGATCCAAGTACCTCAGAGTCCCTAAACAGGGGAGTGGAGTTTATTTTGGCCAGAGATGAGCTCCAGTTATGTTCACAAGATGATCAGATGTGGGACGGGCAGATGAGCAGCGTGGACTCCAGCTCCCACCGTGTCGCTCACTGGTACGTTGTCACATCTAACCTCCCCTTGCTGGCCCCTTACCTGGACAGGGAAGACGTTAACTGCATCGCGGATGTTCTGGTCACGTCGTTGCTGAGTAAGGAGTCTCGCAGAAACGCAGATCAACTCTCCGTCCCCCTCGTATCCTCACAGCTTATCCACAGCCCTGTTCTGACCGAGTTGCCATCGCTGTTCTCTGCCACTGTTGGTTCGCTCTCGCATAGGATTTTGGGAGTGCTAACAGCGGCGCATACCTCTAAAGATTGTCCAATGCTCGAGAAGTACCAAAAGGGTGAAACGGAGGTTTTGTCCGCCATAGCGAAACAGAGAATCATAGAGGATATGACAGCGTCCTCACAGTCTGGAATCGTGTTTGTGCTTTTGAGTGAGGCTCAAACCAAAGAGTTGATGGACCTGCTGTCAATCTTATCAAGCTTAAATGCAGATGGACTCAATTCTGAGGATCTGTTATCGAATTTCCTCCTCCTTGCCTTCATGCTCACATCTACCGCTTCTTATTCAGTAGATCCAGATTCCGAATATTGTTGCACAGGATTCCAAGTGAAGCTGCTCAAGATACTGGCGTGTCTTGTGGAGGGCCAAAACTTTCACGGCGTTCTGAAGTTCATTCACGGCAGCACTCTGCTGCAGGCCGTAGTCTCCTCGATGCTCTGGCACAACAAAAAAGGACGATTCAGATCCACCGCCAGCTCTGATTGGTTGGATTTGTTGAAAGCCATGCAGGAGTTCATCGTGAATTTGGTCCATTTAATTATGGTCAGGAACAGCAGCGTGCGCCTCAATCTGGACCGGATTGTCTCATTTCTTATCAGCGAGGACACCACATCAAATCGTGGAGGCTCCATCATGTCCGTTCATCTGCTACTGGCGTCCTTGGTCGCCGCCTCCAAGGCGATGACCTCTTACCTGGGAAGGAGTAAAACAATGGATCAAACTTTAACCCAGATTCTTACAAGAACCACATCCTCAGTGGGATCAGCTGTGGAGTTGGTCCTGAAGGCCCAGATGGTCGGCAAGAAGCCCGCCTGCTCGCTCAGTCCCGCCTTTGTCGTGGACACGGTCACGGTCATGCTGCGGTGTGAGCTGGCCTCCGAGGGCAACGACCGGACCACCCTGAGCCACATGACGCTCTATCAGGGTTTCTGCCAGCAGATCCTAAAAGAAATGAACTCCGCGGCCAGACCCATGGACTTTCTGGTTTCATCGTTACATTTCTTGTCGGCGTTCTACACGGCAGTGATGAAGACAGGAGAAAAGGCGGAGgaaggagaagaaaagaaagtaaaagccATGGATGAGTTATACGCTCAGATGATTCAAAATGTCCATAAACTTTTGACAG CTCAGTGGCTTTCTCCATCTGACACATCTGAGCTGGAGCCGGCTGTGCAGGAACTGCTGCACCACCTGCTGGAGAACAGCACTCCCGACCAGTTCAGCATGTTGCTGACAATGATCAAAGATGGCTTAGATACTTGCATGCTCAGCTCTGGAAATTACAAG GAAGTGCTGGCTATTGTCATCATCACCAAGCTGCTGTCCTGCTGTCAGTTACCTGAGCCTTGCTCCAAAGCTCTGTGGTTGCTTGCGCCTCAAATTCTGTCTGCTATGGTG TTCCTTGTCAGGTCGTCCAGTCAGGACGTGGGCTTGACTGCAACCTTCACCATTCCTACCGTGACAGCCATGACGACGCTGCTGCGCCAGGCCCAGGGTCTAATCTCCAACCCTCATCACGTCGTCTTGGTCCTCGGAGCACTTCAAGCTGTGCCGCTTGAACACCTGACCGCACTTGTTTACCAGTCAGCGTTCTTGGCTATTCACGAGGCACTTTTCGCTACCATCCAGTGTCATTCTCAG GTGATGCTGAATGCTACGCCATCATTCTTGAATGTCTTTTACCGTCTAGTGGCTTCCATCATGCAGGAAGGTCGACAGAGAGGAGCCGCTGACACTG GTGGGGAAAGTGAAGTGTATCTGCAGTGCGCCCGACTGGTCGAGAGGATGTACACACACATTGCTGCCATCTCGGAGAACTTCTCCACACTGTCTGTCTTCATGGTGGCTCAATACGTCACAGAAATGCAAAAG GTTACTTTACGGCCAGACATCAAGCTGCATCTCACAGAGGGAATCTACCACGTACTGGACTTGTGCCTGGAGAAAGATATCAAGTTCCTAACAGCAGGCTTGCAGAGTGGAGTCCGAGAGGTGTTTAATGAACTCTACAGTAGTTACAACCACTACCACAAACCCCAGATACAAGGAGAGGACAAATACACTGTTTGA